From Cricetulus griseus strain 17A/GY chromosome 1 unlocalized genomic scaffold, alternate assembly CriGri-PICRH-1.0 chr1_0, whole genome shotgun sequence, a single genomic window includes:
- the Tas2r41 gene encoding taste receptor type 2 member 41, with translation MLPALTVFFMLIFVLLCFLGILANGFILLVLSMEWLRRGRLLPLDMILFSLGASRLCQQCVGLVNSFYYFLYLVEYSRGFARQIIGLHWDFLNSATFWFGTWLSVLFCTKIANFSHPVFLWLKWRLPALVPRLLLGSVLVSFIVTLLFFWGNYTVYQAFLRRKISGNTTFKEWNRRLEIDYFMPLKLVTMSIPCSLFLISILLLINSLRRHTQRMQSNAHSLQDPSAQAHSRALKSLISFLILYALSFVSMVIDATVIISSDNIWYWPWQIILYLCMTVHPFILITNNLRFRGTFRQLLLLFRGFWVA, from the coding sequence ATGCTACCGGCACTGACAGTTTTCTTCATGTTGATCTTTGTCCTGCTTTGTTTCCTGGGGATCCTGGCCAATGGCTTCATTTTGCTGGTGCTGAGCATGGAATGGCTACGGCGAGGTAGGCTGCTCCCCTTGGACATGATCCTCTTTAGCTTGGGCGCCTCCCGACTCTGCCAGCAGTGTGTTGGGCTGGTGAACAGTTTCTACTACTTCCTCTACCTGGTTGAGTACTCCAGGGGTTTTGCCCGGCAGATCATTGGTCTGCACTGGGACTTCTTGAACTCAGCCACTTTCTGGTTTGGCACCTGGCTCAGTGTCCTCTTCTGCACCAAGATTGCTAACTTTTCCCATCCTGTCTTCCTATGGTTGAAGTGGAGGCTCCCGGCATTGGTGCCCCGGCTCCTGCTGGGCTCTGTCTTGGTGTCCTTCATCGTAACTCTGCTCTTCTTTTGGGGCAACTACACTGTATATCAGGCattcttaagaagaaaaatttctgGGAACACAACCTTTAAGGAGTGGAATAGAAGGCTGGAAATAGACTATTTTATGCCTCTGAAACTCGTCACCATGTCAAttccttgctctctctttctgatCTCAATTTTGCTATTGATTAATTCTCTCAGGAGACATACCCAGAGAATGCAGAGCAATGCTCACAGCTTGCAGGATCCCAGTGCCCAGGCCCACAGCAGAGCTCTGAAGTCACTCATCTCCTTCCTGATTCTTTATGCATTGTCATTTGTGTCCATGGTCATTGATGCCACAGTCATCATCTCCTCAGATAACATATGGTATTGGCCCTGGCAAATTATACTTTATTTGTGTATGACAGTTCACCCATTTATCCTCATCACCAATAACCTCAGGTTTCGAGGCACATTCAGGCAGCTACTCCTGTTGTTCAGGGGTTTCTGGGTGGCCTAG